From the Desulfovibrio sp. JY genome, one window contains:
- the priA gene encoding primosomal protein N', giving the protein MTAATLAVALTAPPYAILTYTVPDGFAPEDFPVGLCLLAPVAGMLRAGVVWEVGVTPPEGVRLRPVLWPLERRPACDADYLELVKNLASRHMAEPGRILGTLLPRGMRTAQVVFEVTESGLPRRMAAKALARLAPAARAGLVAAWRRGAMGCRLAEEAADPLCALAADPPWPVRPGAARQIAVLDALCDAGPMPLSDLKKKIGPDTLTVLRRLVGLELVRLDDGAAAADCMVGPTEAGGRETSLAAMPPLTAAQAAALENLAPVFDAPDGAARLVFGVTGSGKTRLYMELAAKALARGRRVLLLAPEVALAARLHRAAAGAFPGCPPLLYHGYQPPAAREHAFRRCGGDDAPLLVVGTRSALFLPLRDIGLIVLDEEHDGAFKQEDRLPYQAKEVAFFRAGRAGALLVLGSATPDVKTFHAAREGHVPMVRLPSRIGGGGMPAIELVDMRGASKLTSVAGQRETGDRVGVLTDSAAAALAETVADGDQAMILLNRRGYAPLLFCLDCEAPVRCPHCDLSLTYHKDRERLVCHYCGHSRPHPAPCPVCGGASFLPMGVGAEMLEEQLAGVLPAGTEVARLDKDIARRPERAEAILADFASGRAQVLVGTQMLSKGHHFPDVTLVIAADADLGRNLPDYRASERTFQLLTQLAGRAGRGDRPGRVLIQTRMPDDPFFQFVVRGDFEGFFELELSRRKRLCYPPFTRLGLARLSFPREWEAGFTVVAAVGEAMRQAATPLGVRVLGPAPAPLALVAGRRRFHCLFKSPDWPCVRRVFAAGRKALAGAVKMRFTLDLDPVDML; this is encoded by the coding sequence ATGACTGCCGCCACCTTGGCCGTCGCCCTGACGGCCCCGCCGTATGCCATCCTGACCTATACCGTGCCGGACGGCTTCGCCCCGGAGGATTTCCCCGTGGGGCTGTGCCTGCTTGCGCCGGTGGCCGGCATGCTGCGGGCCGGCGTGGTCTGGGAGGTCGGGGTCACGCCGCCCGAGGGCGTGCGCCTGCGGCCGGTGCTGTGGCCCCTGGAACGCCGTCCCGCCTGCGACGCCGACTATCTGGAGCTGGTGAAAAACCTGGCCAGCCGGCACATGGCCGAGCCCGGCCGCATTCTGGGCACGCTCTTGCCGCGCGGCATGCGTACGGCCCAGGTGGTCTTCGAGGTGACCGAATCCGGCCTGCCCCGGCGCATGGCGGCCAAGGCTCTTGCCCGGCTTGCCCCGGCGGCCCGGGCCGGACTGGTCGCGGCCTGGCGGAGGGGGGCCATGGGCTGCCGGCTGGCCGAGGAAGCGGCCGATCCGCTGTGCGCGCTTGCCGCCGATCCGCCCTGGCCGGTGCGTCCCGGCGCGGCCAGGCAGATCGCGGTCCTCGACGCGCTTTGCGATGCCGGCCCCATGCCGCTTTCCGACCTCAAGAAAAAGATCGGCCCGGACACCCTCACCGTCCTGCGCCGGCTGGTGGGCCTGGAATTGGTGCGCCTCGACGATGGGGCCGCCGCTGCGGATTGCATGGTCGGGCCGACCGAGGCCGGGGGCAGGGAGACGTCCCTGGCCGCCATGCCGCCGCTGACCGCCGCCCAGGCGGCCGCCCTCGAAAATTTGGCCCCGGTCTTTGATGCCCCGGACGGGGCGGCGCGGCTGGTGTTCGGCGTAACCGGCAGCGGCAAGACGCGCCTGTACATGGAGCTTGCCGCCAAGGCGCTGGCCCGGGGACGGCGGGTGCTGCTGCTCGCTCCGGAAGTGGCCTTGGCCGCCCGGCTGCACCGTGCCGCGGCCGGAGCCTTTCCGGGCTGTCCGCCCCTGCTCTACCATGGCTACCAGCCGCCGGCCGCCCGCGAGCACGCCTTTCGCCGTTGCGGCGGCGACGATGCGCCCCTGCTTGTCGTCGGCACGCGCTCGGCGCTTTTTCTGCCGCTGCGGGACATCGGGCTGATCGTCCTCGACGAGGAACATGACGGCGCGTTCAAGCAGGAGGACCGGCTGCCGTACCAGGCCAAGGAAGTGGCCTTTTTCCGGGCCGGCCGGGCCGGGGCGCTCTTGGTGCTTGGCTCGGCCACGCCGGACGTCAAGACTTTCCACGCCGCCCGGGAGGGCCATGTGCCCATGGTGCGCCTGCCCTCCCGTATCGGCGGCGGCGGCATGCCGGCCATCGAGCTGGTGGACATGCGCGGGGCGTCGAAGCTCACGTCCGTGGCCGGGCAGCGCGAAACCGGCGACCGGGTGGGCGTTTTGACCGACAGCGCCGCCGCCGCCCTGGCCGAAACCGTGGCCGATGGCGACCAGGCCATGATTCTCCTCAATCGCCGGGGCTATGCGCCGCTTTTATTCTGCCTCGACTGCGAGGCCCCGGTGCGCTGTCCCCACTGCGATTTGTCGCTCACCTACCACAAGGATCGGGAACGGCTGGTGTGCCACTATTGCGGCCACAGCCGGCCCCATCCCGCGCCGTGCCCTGTTTGCGGCGGGGCCAGCTTTCTGCCCATGGGCGTCGGCGCGGAGATGCTCGAGGAACAGCTGGCCGGCGTCCTGCCGGCCGGAACCGAGGTGGCCCGGCTCGACAAGGACATCGCCCGGCGGCCCGAGCGGGCCGAGGCCATTCTGGCCGATTTCGCCTCGGGTCGGGCCCAGGTGCTGGTCGGCACGCAGATGCTTTCCAAGGGCCACCATTTTCCGGACGTGACCCTGGTCATCGCGGCCGATGCCGATCTCGGGCGCAACCTGCCCGATTACCGCGCTTCGGAGCGGACCTTCCAACTGCTGACCCAGTTGGCCGGCCGGGCGGGCCGGGGAGACCGGCCGGGACGCGTGCTCATCCAGACGCGCATGCCCGACGACCCCTTTTTCCAGTTCGTGGTTCGCGGCGATTTTGAAGGTTTTTTCGAGCTGGAGCTTTCCCGGCGCAAGCGCCTGTGTTATCCTCCATTTACCCGGTTGGGACTCGCGCGCCTGAGCTTTCCCCGGGAGTGGGAGGCCGGTTTCACCGTCGTCGCCGCCGTGGGCGAGGCCATGCGCCAGGCCGCCACGCCGCTCGGGGTACGGG
- the galU gene encoding UTP--glucose-1-phosphate uridylyltransferase GalU, whose protein sequence is MEIKKVVIPVAGWGTRSLPATKNIPKEMLPVYNKPIVQYVVEEAQASGLQDVVFVTNRNKTIIEDHFDYNLALEDLLARTGKTDMLKMVREVAEMANIISVRQKKQLGLGHAVLCAREVCKNDPFCVMVGDDLMFSMEPGIKQLLTVAQAEHMPVIGVMEVPANMVSRYGIIDGEEFAPGMFRVRNLVEKPKVNEAPSRLAIVGRYVLFPDIFYHLEKVTPGHGGEIQLTDGLKGLAGNNRLLAVKIQGQRFDAGDWVDYLTANIYFALHDEALRESLVPRLRELLPFAD, encoded by the coding sequence ATGGAAATCAAGAAGGTGGTCATTCCCGTTGCCGGATGGGGTACGCGGTCCTTGCCGGCCACGAAGAACATCCCCAAGGAGATGCTGCCCGTTTATAACAAACCCATCGTGCAGTACGTCGTCGAGGAAGCCCAGGCTTCGGGACTGCAGGATGTCGTTTTCGTCACCAACCGGAACAAGACCATTATCGAGGACCACTTCGACTATAATCTGGCCCTCGAGGACCTGCTTGCGCGCACGGGCAAGACCGATATGCTCAAGATGGTGCGCGAGGTGGCGGAGATGGCCAACATCATCTCCGTGCGCCAGAAGAAGCAGCTGGGACTGGGCCACGCCGTTTTGTGCGCCCGCGAGGTCTGCAAGAACGATCCCTTCTGCGTCATGGTCGGCGATGACCTGATGTTCAGCATGGAGCCCGGCATCAAGCAGCTCTTGACCGTGGCCCAGGCCGAGCACATGCCCGTCATCGGCGTCATGGAAGTGCCGGCGAACATGGTTTCCCGCTACGGCATCATCGACGGCGAGGAATTCGCCCCGGGCATGTTCCGGGTGCGCAATCTGGTGGAAAAGCCCAAGGTCAACGAAGCGCCGTCCAGGCTCGCCATTGTCGGCCGCTACGTGCTGTTCCCGGACATCTTCTACCATCTGGAGAAGGTGACCCCGGGCCATGGCGGCGAAATCCAGCTCACCGACGGCCTCAAAGGCCTTGCCGGCAACAACCGCCTGCTGGCGGTCAAGATCCAGGGCCAGCGTTTCGACGCCGGCGACTGGGTGGATTATTTGACGGCCAATATTTATTTTGCCCTGCATGACGAGGCGCTGCGTGAATCCCTGGTGCCGCGCCTGCGCGAGCTTTTGCCTTTTGCGGATTAG
- the glmM gene encoding phosphoglucosamine mutase has product MEKKLFGTDGLRGRVNAYPMTPDVVMRLGLAVGQVLRNGGRRHKVLIGKDTRLSGYVYEYALASGFCAAGMDVILVGPLPTPAISFLTRDMRVDVGVVISASHNPYTDNGIKFFDHMGFKLPDAVEDKIAGLVEGCGQQWELPVPEAVGRASKIHDSIGRYNVFLKNTVPLDVSFDKMKIVLDCANGAAYRVAPEVFEELGADVVKIGVEPDGTNINRGVGSLHPEGVARAVVAHGADIGIALDGDADRVIVSDEKGRILDGDQIMAICALDFMARGKLSGNLLVATVMSNMALELFMQSHGGRLLRTPVGDRYVVEAMREQGAVLGGEQSGHLIFLNHSTTGDGTLAALQLMRIMVQRGRPLSELATLLSPFPQELVNVPVARKIPFCDVPTIEQATADAERQLAGRGRVLLRYSGTESLARVMVEAEDPELVSRLSQELAEVLATALR; this is encoded by the coding sequence ATGGAAAAGAAGCTCTTCGGAACGGACGGACTGCGCGGCAGGGTCAACGCCTACCCCATGACCCCGGACGTCGTCATGCGGCTGGGGCTGGCCGTGGGGCAGGTGCTGCGCAACGGCGGCCGGCGCCACAAGGTCCTTATCGGCAAGGACACCCGCCTTTCCGGCTACGTCTACGAATACGCCCTGGCCTCGGGTTTTTGCGCCGCCGGCATGGATGTGATCCTGGTCGGCCCGCTGCCCACGCCCGCCATCTCCTTTCTGACGCGCGACATGCGCGTGGACGTCGGCGTGGTCATCTCGGCCTCCCACAATCCCTACACCGACAACGGCATCAAATTTTTCGACCATATGGGGTTCAAGCTCCCCGACGCCGTGGAGGACAAGATCGCGGGATTGGTCGAGGGCTGCGGCCAGCAATGGGAACTGCCGGTCCCGGAAGCGGTGGGCCGCGCCTCCAAGATCCATGACAGCATCGGCCGCTACAACGTGTTTCTCAAAAATACCGTGCCCCTCGACGTCTCCTTCGACAAAATGAAGATCGTGCTCGACTGCGCCAACGGCGCGGCCTACCGGGTGGCGCCCGAGGTGTTCGAGGAGCTCGGGGCCGACGTGGTGAAAATCGGCGTCGAGCCCGACGGCACCAACATCAACCGGGGCGTGGGTTCGCTGCATCCGGAAGGCGTGGCCCGGGCCGTGGTTGCGCACGGGGCCGACATCGGCATCGCGCTCGACGGCGACGCCGACCGGGTCATCGTGTCCGACGAAAAGGGCCGCATCCTCGACGGCGACCAGATCATGGCCATCTGCGCCCTGGACTTCATGGCGCGGGGCAAGCTTTCCGGCAATCTGCTGGTGGCCACGGTCATGAGCAACATGGCGCTCGAGTTGTTCATGCAGTCCCATGGCGGGCGGTTGTTGCGCACCCCGGTCGGCGACCGCTATGTGGTCGAGGCCATGCGGGAACAGGGCGCGGTGCTTGGCGGCGAACAGTCCGGCCACCTGATTTTCCTCAACCACAGCACCACCGGCGACGGCACCCTGGCCGCGCTCCAGCTGATGCGGATCATGGTGCAGCGGGGCAGGCCACTCTCCGAGCTGGCCACGCTTTTGTCCCCCTTTCCCCAGGAACTGGTGAACGTGCCCGTGGCGCGCAAGATCCCTTTCTGCGATGTGCCGACCATCGAGCAGGCCACGGCCGATGCCGAGCGCCAGCTGGCCGGGCGGGGCCGGGTGCTGTTGCGCTATTCCGGCACCGAATCCCTGGCCCGGGTCATGGTCGAAGCCGAGGATCCGGAACTGGTCTCGCGTTTGAGCCAGGAGTTGGCCGAAGTCTTGGCCACGGCCTTGCGCTGA
- the cdaA gene encoding diadenylate cyclase CdaA — MSLAFLENLHLSWTEVLDIGLVTYIFYRGLILIHGTRAVSVLHGFLLICILYYLSGEFGLNTLHWLLTNFLGSIFLVIIILFQADIRKALSSVGAWGFFRPRRREAMTEAALDACVLAVFQMARTKTGALIVFERRVPLGDWIERGVEVYARMSRELLGTIFFPDTPLHDGAVIVQGETIAAAGCILPLIAGVPLDASLGTRHRAALGITEETDSLAVVVSEERGVVSVAEGGRLISPVDERTLKNMLWNLFTKRV; from the coding sequence ATGTCCCTCGCCTTTCTCGAAAATCTGCACCTGTCCTGGACCGAGGTCCTGGATATCGGGCTCGTCACCTACATCTTCTACCGTGGGCTCATCCTCATTCACGGCACCAGGGCCGTGTCCGTGCTCCACGGTTTCCTGCTCATCTGCATTCTCTATTACCTGTCCGGGGAGTTCGGGCTCAACACCCTGCATTGGCTCCTCACCAACTTCCTGGGCTCGATCTTCCTGGTCATCATCATTTTGTTTCAGGCCGACATCCGCAAGGCGCTCTCGAGCGTCGGGGCCTGGGGCTTTTTCCGTCCCCGACGGCGCGAGGCCATGACCGAGGCGGCCCTCGACGCCTGCGTCCTGGCCGTTTTCCAGATGGCCCGCACCAAGACCGGGGCGCTGATCGTCTTCGAGCGCCGGGTGCCCCTTGGCGACTGGATCGAGCGCGGGGTGGAGGTCTACGCCCGCATGAGCCGGGAACTGCTCGGCACCATCTTTTTCCCGGATACGCCCCTGCACGACGGTGCGGTCATCGTCCAGGGCGAGACCATCGCCGCCGCCGGCTGCATCCTGCCGCTCATTGCCGGCGTGCCGCTTGACGCCTCGCTCGGCACGCGGCACCGGGCGGCCCTTGGCATCACCGAGGAGACCGACTCCCTGGCCGTGGTCGTGTCCGAGGAGCGCGGGGTGGTGTCCGTGGCCGAGGGCGGCAGGCTCATTTCCCCGGTGGATGAACGCACGCTCAAAAACATGTTGTGGAATCTTTTTACCAAACGCGTATGA
- the folP gene encoding dihydropteroate synthase produces METNANTLWRLGRGLVLDCAANRIAGIINVTPDSFSDGGRHETAAAAVAHGLALAAEGADILDVGGESTRPGAAQVPLEEEIRRVVPVVSGILRELPGALVSVDTFKAGCAAAAIEAGAVIVNDISACAFDPELTDVLVVGKPGYVLMHCQGRPRSMQDDPRYDDVVEDILAFFEAHLSRLVRAGLPEDHVVLDPGIGFGKRLEHNLALLRGLDRFAVLGRPIYMGLSNKAFFGAFLGLPVENRGPATAVASALCAARGARIHRVHDVAGVAQALRLAAAMAA; encoded by the coding sequence ATGGAAACGAACGCTAACACGCTTTGGCGGCTGGGTCGGGGGCTTGTCCTCGACTGCGCGGCCAACCGCATCGCCGGCATCATAAACGTTACCCCGGACTCCTTTTCCGACGGCGGCCGCCACGAGACTGCGGCCGCCGCCGTGGCCCACGGCCTGGCCCTGGCCGCCGAGGGCGCGGACATCCTCGACGTCGGCGGGGAATCCACCCGGCCAGGCGCTGCCCAGGTGCCACTGGAAGAGGAAATCCGCCGGGTGGTGCCCGTGGTTTCCGGAATTCTGCGCGAGCTTCCCGGCGCGCTGGTGTCCGTGGACACCTTCAAGGCCGGCTGCGCCGCCGCCGCCATCGAGGCCGGGGCGGTCATCGTCAACGACATCTCGGCCTGCGCCTTTGACCCGGAACTCACGGACGTGCTGGTCGTAGGTAAGCCCGGCTATGTGCTCATGCACTGCCAGGGCCGGCCCCGAAGCATGCAGGACGATCCGCGCTACGACGACGTGGTCGAGGATATCCTGGCCTTTTTCGAGGCGCATCTTTCCCGGCTCGTGCGGGCCGGCCTGCCCGAGGACCATGTCGTCCTCGATCCGGGCATCGGCTTTGGCAAGCGCCTGGAGCACAACCTGGCCCTCCTGCGCGGTCTGGACCGCTTCGCCGTTCTGGGGCGTCCGATCTATATGGGCCTGTCCAACAAGGCCTTCTTCGGGGCGTTTCTCGGCCTGCCGGTGGAGAACCGCGGGCCGGCCACGGCCGTGGCTTCCGCCCTGTGCGCCGCCCGTGGCGCGCGTATCCATCGCGTTCATGATGTGGCCGGGGTCGCCCAGGCCCTGCGTCTGGCCGCCGCCATGGCCGCCTGA